ATTCCAAACTGTAAACAAATTCCAATCTTTCGTCTTTTATGAACAAAAAGACTCAAAAGTAGTACATATTATCTTGGGATGTTAGAACAGTCAATGCATGGGACATCTGTAATTGCGTCCCAATGAAAGAGTACTTAAACACGAAATTTGATACTTCCTGTGACTACTGGCTGTTAAAGATAATTATGGGGATTTTACACTTTTGTGAAACCCTAAACAAGCAAGACACGACCAGGTTCAATGAACacaaacctctctctctctctatatatatattagctgtGCCGCTAATAAGCTTCATCATTCCATCCAACAAATTAATCCGCCATTCATATACACTGGGGTTTAATTACAAGCTTAATTAGGATTAATCTGCAGCAGCCATGGGAGATGTGGATCCCGCTTTCATCCAAGCAGCCGAACACAGGCCCAAGCTGTCCTTCACTGAAGCCCAAGGCATCCCACTCATCGACCTCAACAGCAGCAGTTACGCCGCCACGAAAGATCTGGTGGACGAGATTGGGGCCGCCTGCAAGAACTGGGGGTTCTTCCAGGTGATCAACCATGGGGTGCCGCTGGAGACGCGCCGGAAGCTGGAGGCGGCGGCCGCTAGGTTCTTCGCACAGCCGCCGGAGGAGAAGAGGAAGGTGAGCAGAGACGAGGCGAATCCGCAGGGTTACTATGACACTGAGCTCACCAAGAATGTCCGCGACTGGAAGGAGGTGCTTGATCTCACTGTCAAGAACCCTACTATTATTCCGGCTTCGCTTGATCCCGCCGACGGAGAGCTCCGCCAGCTGGTTAACAGATGGCCAGAGAATCTTCCCGAGTTGAGGTAACGTTCAAATTgtcttgaaaatgaattaaattaaaacatattagGGATAACAAGAACAGCCATTGATGACTAAGAAGAACAGCCATTGTTGACCTGTGCAGGGAGGCGTTTGAAGAATATGCCAGGGAATTGGAGAAACTCTCCCACAAGCTACTCCGACTCATCTCGCTGAGCCTGGGCTTGCAGGAGAATCGCCTGAGCGGCTTCTTCAACGACCACACGAGCTTCATCCGGCTGAACCACTACCCGCCTTGCCCAATCCCCCACCTAGCGCTGGGCGTTGGCAGCCACAAGGACAGCAGTGCCTTGACCGTCCTCGCCCAGGACGAAGTCGGAGGGCTGGAAGTGAAGAGCAAGGCCGACGGCGAATGGGTCCGAGTCTGGCCGACCCCCGAGGCTTTCATCATCAACGTGGGAAGCATCACTCAGGTGTGGAGCAACGACGAGTACGAGAGTGTGGAGCACAGAGTGATGGTGAATTCGGAGAAGGAGAGGTTTTCGATTCCGTTCTTCTTCAATCCCGGCCACAGTGTGATGGTGGAACCATTGAATGAGCTGGTGACGGAGCAAAGCCCCGCGAAGTACAGGCCCTACAACTGGGGTACGTTCTTTGCCAACAGGAAGCTCAGTAACTTCAAGAACCTTGGCGTCAACAACGTCCAAATAGATCATTTCAGGATCCAGGAGTGATCTTCTTGAACCATGAAATTGAGCCGTTACAAAagaatatgtgtgtgtgtgtgaataatgCTTTGTCATGGAAGCAGAGCCATTGCAGATCCTAGTTGAGATCACAGTATGTACTATGTCTATGTAtgaacatacacacacacacacatttatatatatagatagatagatagatatataatGGTTTCACAGTATTAGACATGTATACAGGTAATGGTGTAATGCTAATTCTAATTACgtttgaataaatatatcttatgcTTAGCTTCAAATACTAATCATCATGGGTGTTTGTGAAATCTTGTTAATGTATTCAAAGTTCTAAAATCTGAGTCCAAAATCCCACTCCGTACTGTTTTATATAAGTTGCAGAAATCGAATTGGGTTGACGGACTCGAAGTCGTGTGGGCTGTTTCTTTAACTGATATAGGCCCAATAACTACAATTAGGCCCAATCAATTTGGTCTGCACTCACAAAATACTggttttcagattttttttatatataagaaatgataaaaaaaaaatagagacatTTTAGAGTTTTGAATTAATTGGTTGTCTGAGTCAACATTAAGATACattaattcatttttgtaaCCTTAACAGAGACACGTGCGAgagtaaattaaaatataattataattaatcttAAGGTATTAATCagaaacaattttaaaaattatattaaattaaaaattaacgaAAAAAAATCTATCCATCAATGACCAGCGAGGTCATCTCAATTATGACAATACGTAGGGATGGTAATTGCGATTGaaattgtgaaaaattaaactgaaaTCAAATCGGTTcacactattaaaaattatttcattaaataATAGTTTGATTTGTAAAAAGATCGAACACAATTTCAATTAGTGTGGtctatttatgatttttattaaatataaattaaaatttgaatcgAATGTGTGAATAATCTAAtcgaaaatatatatataatatttatttatttatttaatatattatatatatacataatatatatattgaataatatatttttttataaaaaatttaactaccATACGTGCTGCTGACTAGCACTAGTAGAGGGATTCAtgttgaatgtatatatcacttAATTTGAACTCTCAGCCACTAATTTCTGAAGAGAAACAGAGGAAATCGGTAAGATGGATAAGAAGCTTCACCTCGGGCTAGTTAATCATCTgtgttgggttttgtgtttaCCAATGAGGTACAAGGTGATGGCGATGGTTCGAGTTAGTTTCATAAGTATCGACTCAGGATTAAAATAACAGTTCAAACACTTTTATTGGCAGCTTTAATAGAAGTCGGGTCATAACCCTTAACCTTtcatttggaagagaaatgggTCTTGGCCCATTTGTTCAAGGGAGAGTGGAAGCCCCTGAATTCCAAGCCCATATTGCAGAACCAGTATCATCGAGCAAGCACTTTGTGCTCATCCACGGCGCTTCCCATGGCGCCTGGTGTTGGTTCAAAATCGTGCTGCGGCTGCGATCAGCCTTCGGCCACAGGGTCACCGCTGTGGATCTCGGGGATCGATCCGAGGCAGGTGGACGACATCCCTTCCATTTCCGACTACTTCGAGCCGCTCATGGACTTCATGGAATCTCTTCCCGCCCACGAAAGGGACATCCTCGTAGGCCATAGCCTCGGCGGACTCGCCGTTTCCCTGGCCGTGGAGAATTTTCCCGACAAAATTTCGGTGGCTGTGTTCGTCTCCGCCCTGATGCCCCATCTCTCAACGTTTCCACCCTTTTTCCAAGAGGTACGGATCCTTGGTCTTGTCTGAATTATCTTGCTCAcatcataattaataaaaaaaattattaaataaattaataataattatctcatatgttacaaaataatttatataaatattaatatttatctaataaaataatcaaatcaaattttgttCGTTACCAACTGATAATTCTTTATAGTCTAAAATCTTGATGGATCAAGTATGCATTTCTTATCATATAGTTATAACGTTTAAGTCGGTCGAGCTCTTGACTCTTCTCCTTGGCattgttgaaaaaattaatctatCATTGATCAGATTTTCATCACCAATGGCCTTTGTTGGTTTATTGCAACTCTGTTAATCAGTCAATTTAACCAATAGCAAGcgcaataaaatagaaacagaaaTTGAAATCCCACAATCACAACTCACACACATAGAATATCGACATAGTGAAACGTGTTCGAACCCAAACATAGGTTTTACTCACGGCAAAAATTTCGTCTTTAATCAATTCactaatatctcaaaattacaATTAGAttacaagattacaaaaaaaataaatcatattgcaaataCAGAACTGAAAGCataatacaaaatacaaaaataagctGCAGCAGCGGGAATCAAGCGAGGCTGAGCTGGCTGAGGCATAACATGCATGGATCGCACGGGTTTGGGCTTGGCCCATAACATATGTAGCTCAATCAAATGAATCTTGGCCCATACAATATAACCACagatgatatatatacacatttaaaattcatttaaatgaCAACAATATGAGAAACCcaatacatatatgaaaaatgcaaacaatatgcacataacaaatatatggaaaatacattttgaatcactttaattaacaaatttcaccttaattcaagaatggattaaaTAATGGATTTTGGACTAGAAACCTCTGCAAATCTCTCACAACTACGTTGGAAGAAAATTGAGCAAACTAAAACTTGTTCAAATTTAGCTATAGGAATAAACTTAGTTAACATACTTGTTGGATTGATTTTTGTAGAAATCTTTTCCACCTTAATCTGTCATTTAGATATAATATCCCTAACAAAGTGAAGGCGCACATCTATGTGATTGATTCCCTCATGAAACGCATTGTTCTTAGAGAAATGGATGGCACTTTGTGAATCACAAAATACCCTAGGGATTTAGTCACCTAGACCTAATTCTTTAACTATTCCTTGCAACCAATTGTCTCTTTCATGGCTTCTGTTAAGACAACATATTCTGCCTCAGTGATTGATAAAGCCACTATATGCTGGAGATTTGATTTCCAGCTTACCACATTTTCACCTATGGTGAAAACATATCCAGACAAGGACCTTCTCTTATCTAAATCAACTGCAAAATTAGAGTCACAATAACACTGAATGCAGTTGGAATTTTCAATGTTAGAACTGAACACTAAACCCGTATCTAAAGACCCCTTTAGATACCTAAGTATTCATTTAATAGCTGTCCAATGTTCTTTAGATGGGTTGCTTATGAATCTGCTTACTAGACTGATCCCATAGGCTA
This window of the Diospyros lotus cultivar Yz01 chromosome 5, ASM1463336v1, whole genome shotgun sequence genome carries:
- the LOC127801025 gene encoding protein DMR6-LIKE OXYGENASE 2-like, translating into MGDVDPAFIQAAEHRPKLSFTEAQGIPLIDLNSSSYAATKDLVDEIGAACKNWGFFQVINHGVPLETRRKLEAAAARFFAQPPEEKRKVSRDEANPQGYYDTELTKNVRDWKEVLDLTVKNPTIIPASLDPADGELRQLVNRWPENLPELREAFEEYARELEKLSHKLLRLISLSLGLQENRLSGFFNDHTSFIRLNHYPPCPIPHLALGVGSHKDSSALTVLAQDEVGGLEVKSKADGEWVRVWPTPEAFIINVGSITQVWSNDEYESVEHRVMVNSEKERFSIPFFFNPGHSVMVEPLNELVTEQSPAKYRPYNWGTFFANRKLSNFKNLGVNNVQIDHFRIQE